A window of Chloroflexota bacterium genomic DNA:
AAAATTCATGGGACACATCGCCCGCACTGCGCTGGTACGCTCCAAATGGAAGGCTCCCGCCGGCATCGAGGTGGCCCGGCGTGTAAGGCCAGACGGCCAGGAGATATGGATCGCCCTCAACCATGAGCTGATGAACCAGCGTTTGCCATTGCCATGGCCCGCCTACGATCATTTGCGCTGCTCCCGATTCGACGGGGAGCTAGCGCTGGGGCCCTATGCTGTGGCCCTCTTGACACAGATCAAGGACGACGCGTGATCTTCGCCCTCATCCAACGGGAATCCACGCCAAAAACAAAGCAACATCCGAACGTTTAGCACATTCAGATGTTGCCATGTCAATTCCACGAAGCAAGCATCAGCGAAGATACAAAGACGTCGCCTTATACTGGGGGAGGTGGGACCCCTATACCGAAAAGCCCGAGCACCCAGTCGAGTAGCCAATAGACGACAGAAATTGCTATCGCCGCCACAATGGCGCCAACAAAACCGTTGACTTCCAACCCGGGGAGGAAGCTGCCACTGAGCATCAGAACGACGGCCGAGATGATCAGTAAGACAACTGCGCTCAAGAACCCGCCTCCGAAGGTAATACCCAAAATACTGAACAACCACATTATGATAGCGCTGACCACGGCAATCACGATTGCGGCAATGATCGCACTTCCGAAACCGTCGACCGAGAGTCCGAGATTGAGCTTATCCACAATTATGAGGACAATTGCGGCTACCACCGCTGCTATCACGGCTCCCACAAGAAATTCTATCATGTGAAACACTCCTTCCTATTTGCGTGAGATGGCTGAAAAGCCAATGCTCGCTTGTTTTTTATTATATCACGCAAACTGAGAATTGTCGAGTTTTTTTCATTGCTGCCAAAATTCGGTTGAACGCAACTCCAGCTCGTAACCCTTTTGAATTGCAGTGCATCAAATTATTCGGTTCCTTCAAGCACTGCGACAGTGCTTTTTCTGTTAGGGAATGCCAGGAACCCCGAAAATAATCACACATCACATTTTCACTCAGGAGAAAGAAAAAAACATGGACAAAAAGACTCTGTTGGCCGGTATTGCCGGATTTCTGATCGGCGTCGTGGTTCTGGGCGTGGTCGCCTTCGTGGCGGCGCCGGGGATCATGATGGTCGAAGACGCCAGCCCTTTGAGCTACGAAAACACCGTCGAGGCAGTGCTGGATGCTACTGCTGAACAGGGTTGGAAAGTACCAGCGACGCATGAAATCAGCACGGCCGTCAATAAGGCCGGTTACGATGTGGCGCCCGTGACGGTTATCGAACTTTGCCAACCGCATCACGCTGCTCGAGTGCTGCTGGAAGATGATGCGCGGATTGTAACCTCGATGATGCCCTGCCGAGTCTCGGTTTACGAGACCAGTGATGGGCAAGTGGTAGTCTCGCGCATGAATACTGGCTTGATCAGCAAACTGTTCGGCGGCACTGTAGCGACTGTGATGGCCGATGCCACCGCCGATACGGAAGTGATTCTCTCGTCCGTTCTCAACTGACGAAATCGATCACCAGGATCAAAAGGCCGGAGCGAAAAACTCCGGCCTTTTTTTGTACGCCCGGCATGGGCGATAGCTAGGAGGTGAAAGTTCTCTGCGGGCGTTGATCCGACGAACCGCGAGTCAAAGGCAACTGCGCAAGTGTGAGCGACCGTGGAGAGGAAGCCGGAGACGAAGCCTAGACTTGATGGAAAAGAACTGCGTAAGAGGCGTGGAGCGCCGGGTGAGCTGGCAAGAGACAGTGAAGCCCCAAAGGATCAAAGCGGCTGCACGTAAACGCAGCAAGGATCAGGCGAAAGTTATCGAACCTTATCCGGGGAGATCTGGTTGGCCTGCGGGCGGATCAGAAGTCAGCAGAGGCCATAGTAGTCGATGGAGTAACGACCATCCAGGGCGGTTGGGGAAACCCAGCTACAGGGCGAAGGGCTAAACGGAAGAGGAGTTGAGTGGAAAGGAGAAGGGAGGCGGTAGAGCAGTCGAAACCTGGCAGGACCAGGCAGGGCGTGGAAGTAACGCTGAAGGCGCGAGGTAAGGGCTCTGGGCGAAGGCCGCCACCGGATCGAATGGAGAGAGAAATGACTCAACACGAAGGTAAAGGACTGTGGGAAGCGATCTTCAGTCGAGGGAATCTGTATGCAGCGCTGCGCCGCGTAAGAGGAAACGGCGGATCGCCAGTTGTGCCCACCATGCCTATGGCGTGTGTCCCTCGGGCAGCGGCGGGACGACCGCGCGAATCATGCAGTCTTCTTCCGTACCTGCCGGCACCACCGGGTACGCGGTCCCGACGTGTGGCAGCGGAACGCTCGTGAGCGGCGGAGGGTTCGCGGCGCGGGACGACCTCATCATCTACAGCAGCTCGGGCCCGTACTCAGGAGATGAGTGGCGGGTGTACGTCAAGAACACGCATCCCAGCTACGATCGGTTACTTTTCGGCTACGCCATCTGCCTGTCGCTGCCAGAGCATACGGTATACCACCTGTACCTTCCTCTAGTTGCAAAAGGTTACGTTCCTTAGCGCTCTCTTTGTCATAGCCCCACGCCCTGTCGGCGATTCTTTCTCT
This region includes:
- a CDS encoding phage holin family protein, encoding MIEFLVGAVIAAVVAAIVLIIVDKLNLGLSVDGFGSAIIAAIVIAVVSAIIMWLFSILGITFGGGFLSAVVLLIISAVVLMLSGSFLPGLEVNGFVGAIVAAIAISVVYWLLDWVLGLFGIGVPPPPV
- a CDS encoding DUF302 domain-containing protein: MDKKTLLAGIAGFLIGVVVLGVVAFVAAPGIMMVEDASPLSYENTVEAVLDATAEQGWKVPATHEISTAVNKAGYDVAPVTVIELCQPHHAARVLLEDDARIVTSMMPCRVSVYETSDGQVVVSRMNTGLISKLFGGTVATVMADATADTEVILSSVLN